One segment of Eschrichtius robustus isolate mEscRob2 chromosome 3, mEscRob2.pri, whole genome shotgun sequence DNA contains the following:
- the TSTD1 gene encoding thiosulfate:glutathione sulfurtransferase isoform X1: protein MLRAPRGLAGAAFLKLAFAARTMAGEPTVLLPELRSLLASGRAQLIDVRSREEAAAGTIPGALNIPVSELETALQMEPAAFKALYSTEKPKLEDENLIFFCQRGKRGFQATQLALGLGYKGARNYKGAYSEWFQKEG from the exons ATGCTGCGGGCGCCCAGGGGGCTGGCCGGGGCCGCATTCCTGAAACTCGCATTTGCAGCGCGCACCATGGCTGGAG AGCCCACGGTCTTGCTCCCCGAACTCCGTTCGCTCCTAGCCTCCGGCCGGGCCCAGCTCATCGACGTGAGATCTCGGGAGGAGGCGGCAGCTGGGACCATCCCTGGGGCGCTCAACATCCCTG TGTCAGAGTTGGAAACTGCCCTGCAGATGGAGCCAGCTGCTTTCAAGGCTTTGTACTCCACCGAGAAACCAAAGCTGGAAGATGAGAACCTCATTTTCTTCTGTCAGAGGGGCAAGCGCGGCTTTCAGGCCACACAGTTGGCCTTGGGCCTTGGATACAAAGG GGCTCGGAACTACAAAGGGGCCTATAGTGAATGGTTCCAGAAAGAAGGTTAG
- the TSTD1 gene encoding thiosulfate:glutathione sulfurtransferase isoform X2, whose product MAGVSELETALQMEPAAFKALYSTEKPKLEDENLIFFCQRGKRGFQATQLALGLGYKGARNYKGAYSEWFQKEG is encoded by the exons ATGGCTGGAG TGTCAGAGTTGGAAACTGCCCTGCAGATGGAGCCAGCTGCTTTCAAGGCTTTGTACTCCACCGAGAAACCAAAGCTGGAAGATGAGAACCTCATTTTCTTCTGTCAGAGGGGCAAGCGCGGCTTTCAGGCCACACAGTTGGCCTTGGGCCTTGGATACAAAGG GGCTCGGAACTACAAAGGGGCCTATAGTGAATGGTTCCAGAAAGAAGGTTAG